The nucleotide sequence CTGGTCAGGTGGCTGAGCACGGCGCGTGACGGACAGGCGGCCGCCAGCAGGTGCGCTCCCTGGTTTTGCCGGGCGAGGGCGGTGCGCAGGCTGGCGCCGGGAGTGTCTGTGGACATGATAGTTGGCCTTCAATTTGAGTGTTGATTCATACTTACCAAAAGGTACGTACTTACAATAAGTAAGTAATAGTCCTATTATAGGGTTTTACCCACCACCCTCCAAGGAAAAATCATGATCGTCATCACCGGCGCCACAGGTAATCTGGGCCAGCACGTCATCGCCAGCCTGCTCGAATCCGTCCCCGCAGCCACCATCATCGCTGCCGTGCGCAATCCGGCCAAGGCGGCCAAGCTGGCCGCACTGGGCGTGCAAGTGCGCCAGGCCGACTACAACGATGGCGCCAGCCTCGACGTGGCCTTCAAGGGGGCAACAAAGATTTTGCTGATTTCGTCGAGCGAAGTGGGCCAGCGCGCGCAGCAGCACCAGAACGTCATCGATGCGGCCAGGCGCGCTGGCGTGGCCCTGCTGGCCTACACCAGTGTCTTGCGCGCCGACACGTCGCCGCTGGGCCTGGCCGCCGAACATGTCATCACGGAAGCGGCTATTCGCGCCTCCGGCCTGCCATACGCCTTCCTGCGCAACGGCTGGTATCTGGAAAACCATACGGAACACCTGGCGCCCGTGCTCGAGCATGGCATGGTGCTGGGCGCGGCGCAAAACGGCCGTTTCTCGTCCGCCGCGCGACTTGACTACGCAGCCGGCGCCGCCGCCGTGCTGACGTCGGCCCAGCCGCACGCCGTGTATGAACTGGCTGGCGACCAGGGCTTTACCCTGGCCGAGTACGCGGCCGAAGTGGCGCGCCAGTCGGGCGAGGCGATTGTCTACAAAGACTTGCCGCAGGAGGACTTCAAGGCGGCGCTGGTGAGCGTGGGTGTGCCGGAAGGCTTTGCCGACTTGTTGGCCGATTCCGATGCGGGCGCGGCCAAGGGCGGCCTGGAAGACAATGGCAAGCAATTGAGCGCGCTGATTGGCCGTCCGACGACGAGCCTGTTTGACGCCGTCAAGGCGGCGCTGGCCAAATAAGAGGAGGGGGCCGCGGGTCGGGAAGACTGCGCGGCATTCTGGAATGAAAAAAGCCGCAAACTCGTGAAAGTTTGCGGCTTTTTTGCGAATTAGGTAATGGTGCCCACGAAGGGACTCGAAC is from Janthinobacterium sp. 61 and encodes:
- a CDS encoding SDR family oxidoreductase — encoded protein: MIVITGATGNLGQHVIASLLESVPAATIIAAVRNPAKAAKLAALGVQVRQADYNDGASLDVAFKGATKILLISSSEVGQRAQQHQNVIDAARRAGVALLAYTSVLRADTSPLGLAAEHVITEAAIRASGLPYAFLRNGWYLENHTEHLAPVLEHGMVLGAAQNGRFSSAARLDYAAGAAAVLTSAQPHAVYELAGDQGFTLAEYAAEVARQSGEAIVYKDLPQEDFKAALVSVGVPEGFADLLADSDAGAAKGGLEDNGKQLSALIGRPTTSLFDAVKAALAK